In a single window of the Nilaparvata lugens isolate BPH chromosome 1, ASM1435652v1, whole genome shotgun sequence genome:
- the LOC111052586 gene encoding RNA polymerase II subunit 5-mediating protein homolog isoform X4, with amino-acid sequence MDNEEISDTDQILPKPSQLRYLEYVGQFPPNMEEFEPLMLLQDEELEDIINEVGDRENLEEILRRASSLAASKLNTKSDREVLKDLLSNRPELRRMKNEGLLSDLPPWLQKKIDIYLQLSSDEDSRDEDSSGEDSSNEDSSASEDEISILYKNSPGEKYLVGFKDDCFRLLSEFSESKNKNFEDFAKVWRKMKFSMIFVLYDLDIFLRVGDEKKYNDNNDDDDDDMEDDAEEDDENDDDKDDDAEDDDEDADFIFYQDFNEEIDPRIKFLNLAVPEMFLIAKTFMLPEYPNSFRKGALYLLCALYYRQPFKKDDALVVGTFAPTFDLTELCLFLQIRDGETEEGKKSLEVLFELMIEDGGISPVMPLHEPAHFVDENDLRAWYFARLLQEHGQIENGDLNNAVADYINSFSENSELKQYESLWKCVGKKGFQHSDIPTFPNDPDSEIAEGETNVKTVRDYLDEIPDPLPTPDPLLPTSSEDCIM; translated from the exons ATGGACAACGAAGAAATCTCAGATACAGACCAAATACTACCAAAACCTTCACAGCTAAGGTATTTAGAATATGTAGGCCAATTTCCACCAAACATGGAAGAATTTGAGCCTTTGATGTTGTTACAAGATGAGGAATTAGAAGATATAATTAATGAAGTTGGTGACCGTGAGAATCTTGAAGAAATACTGAGAAGGGCCTCTTCACTTGCGGCTTCAAAACTGAATACAAAAAGTGACCGTGAAGTCCTCAAAGATCTACTATCGAACCGCCCTGAACTGAGGCGTATGAAAAATGAAGGTCTACTTTCGGACCTGCCACCATGGCTTCAGAAAAAAATCGATATATATCTACAGCTCTCTTCCGATGAGGACTCTCGCGATGAGGATTCTTCTGGTGAGGATTCTTCCAATGAGGATTCTTCAGCAAGCGAAGATGAGATTTCTATCTTGTATAAGAATTCACCGggagaaaaatatcttgttGGCTTCAAAGATGATTGTTTTCGATTGCTGTCAGAATTCAGTGAatcgaaaaataaaaattttgaagattttgCCAAAGTATGGAGGAAAATGAAATTCTCCATGATATTCGT ATTATATGATTTGGATATATTTCTCAGAGTCGgtgatgaaaaaaaatataatgataataatgatgatgatgatgatgatatggaGGATGATGCAGAAGAGgatgatgaaaatgatgatgataaagatgatgatgctgaagatgatgatgaggatgctgactttattttttatcaagattttaatGAAGAAATCGATCCTAGAATCAAATTCTTGAATCTCGCTGTACCGGAAATGTTTCTTATTGCAAAAACGTTCATGCTTCCCGAGTATCCAAATTCTTTTAGGAAAGGTGCACTTTACCTGTTATGTGCTCTGTATTATAGACAGCCATTCAAAAAGGACGACGCATTAGTTGT TGGGACTTTTGCTCCAACATTCGACTTGACTGAGCTCTGTCTCTTTCTACAAATACGTGATGGGGAAACTGAGGAAGGGAAAAAAAGTCTAGAAGTACTTTTTGAACTAATGATTGAAGATGGTGGCATCTCACCTGTGATGCCATTGCATGAA CCAGCACattttgttgatgaaaatgatttGAGAGCGTGGTATTTCGCAAGGTTGTTACAAGAACACGGTCAAATCGAAAATGGTGACTTAAATAATGCGGTTGCTGACTACATCAATTCCTTCTCCGAAAACTCAGAATTGAAGCAATATGAATCTTTATGGAAGTGTGTGGGGAAAAAAG GATTTCAACATTCCGACATACCAACATTCCCCAATGATCCAGATTCCGAAATCGCAGAAGGCGAAACCAACGTCAAAACTGTTAGAGATTACTTGGATGAGATTCCTGATCCACTTCCAACCCCAGACCCACTTCTACCAACCTCTTCTGAAGATTGCATTATGtaa